A window of Paenibacillus sp. 19GGS1-52 contains these coding sequences:
- a CDS encoding lipoate--protein ligase family protein, which yields MISGSFNGEPLRRELPEVMALFEHLIDKNIEEVVGAGGDLLIPFAFEETLCRDIGTGLAPPSLHLWSHPGGVALGLRDSKLPFAALAMAKLERSGLRTAVRHSGGAAVPLDAGVVNVSLILPKSRGKLDFHDDFRLLSSLITEAVAVSHPQAAAQIVAGEVQGSYCPGEFDLAIGGRKFCGIAQRRQSNAYFVHAFVVVAGSGQARGELIHSFYEDAAGGEQALSYPRVSPETIAGLQELGGPDTVGMFATGIRQALARRGVELMSSAALRQDTGYALEYTDLRVVEAAGMLRERYSL from the coding sequence ATGATTAGTGGATCATTTAATGGGGAGCCGCTCAGGAGAGAGCTTCCAGAGGTTATGGCACTCTTTGAGCATTTAATTGATAAGAATATAGAAGAAGTGGTCGGAGCAGGTGGAGATCTGCTGATCCCTTTTGCTTTCGAAGAGACGCTCTGCAGGGATATCGGCACAGGGCTTGCCCCGCCATCGCTGCATCTATGGAGTCATCCTGGGGGCGTGGCCTTAGGTTTGCGGGACAGCAAGCTGCCCTTCGCCGCTCTGGCGATGGCTAAGCTTGAGCGAAGCGGGCTGCGCACAGCGGTCAGGCACTCAGGCGGCGCAGCAGTACCACTCGATGCAGGGGTCGTCAATGTTTCCCTGATTCTCCCGAAGAGCCGCGGGAAGCTGGACTTTCACGATGATTTCCGGCTGCTCTCTTCTCTGATTACCGAAGCAGTAGCTGTAAGCCACCCGCAGGCTGCAGCACAAATCGTAGCAGGTGAGGTCCAAGGCTCCTATTGTCCTGGCGAATTCGATCTGGCGATTGGCGGCCGGAAATTTTGCGGTATTGCCCAACGGCGGCAAAGTAACGCCTATTTTGTCCATGCTTTTGTTGTAGTCGCTGGCTCCGGACAAGCGCGTGGAGAACTTATCCACAGCTTCTATGAGGATGCCGCTGGCGGAGAGCAAGCGTTATCTTATCCGCGGGTAAGTCCGGAGACCATTGCTGGACTCCAAGAACTCGGCGGACCAGACACAGTCGGGATGTTTGCCACAGGGATCAGGCAAGCGTTAGCCCGCCGTGGTGTAGAGCTCATGTCCTCAGCCGCCTTACGGCAGGATACAGGTTATGCTCTAGAGTATACGGACCTGCGGGTTGTGGAAGCCGCAGGGATGCTGCGGGAGCGTTATTCCCTGTAG
- a CDS encoding CHAD domain-containing protein, translating to MTMEQLSKDRSKTRQWEQALNLLYVNFRDYSKETLRTFDSEDIHQARVNSRKLLTLLSILDPQHTSGLYPVFKQAQKRLGKVRDTDVLIDSFKSRRKLAKEDGDTRTAELLEAVIKHQKDKRKDYRKKLAEELPKLTGKDLDGLWNDFLSGQLEDLVAKRDANVVMRELEVAYEQKKKACKTIFQQDAESPEAFDSLHQLRIAAKELRYTASAAAFALNQKFHAHEEIYKNIQEQLGLINDKRVWLDTLNSIGRDELDIGKKTWSTFTSTLRSEVLDALHQNDVVHIANRTKK from the coding sequence ATGACAATGGAACAGCTATCCAAGGACCGGAGCAAGACCAGACAATGGGAGCAAGCGCTCAATCTGCTCTACGTTAACTTTAGGGATTACAGCAAAGAAACACTCCGAACATTCGACAGCGAAGACATTCATCAGGCTAGAGTGAATAGTCGGAAGTTGTTGACGCTACTATCCATTCTTGATCCGCAGCATACTTCGGGACTCTACCCCGTATTCAAGCAAGCCCAGAAAAGACTGGGTAAGGTGAGAGATACGGATGTGCTGATTGACTCCTTCAAGAGCAGACGCAAGCTAGCCAAGGAAGACGGAGACACAAGAACCGCAGAACTATTGGAAGCTGTAATTAAACACCAAAAGGACAAGCGTAAAGACTACCGCAAGAAGCTGGCGGAAGAGCTGCCGAAACTGACGGGCAAGGATCTGGATGGACTGTGGAATGACTTCTTGAGCGGACAGCTTGAAGATCTGGTAGCAAAAAGAGATGCCAATGTTGTTATGCGCGAGCTTGAGGTAGCCTATGAACAGAAGAAAAAAGCCTGCAAAACTATATTCCAACAGGATGCCGAATCTCCAGAGGCTTTCGACTCCCTGCACCAGCTACGGATCGCTGCCAAGGAGCTTCGCTACACCGCCAGCGCAGCTGCCTTTGCACTGAATCAGAAATTTCATGCTCATGAAGAGATATACAAGAATATTCAGGAACAGCTTGGGCTCATTAATGACAAACGGGTATGGTTGGATACGCTAAACTCGATCGGACGCGATGAACTAGATATTGGCAAAAAAACATGGAGCACCTTCACAAGTACCTTGAGATCTGAAGTGCTCGATGCTCTGCATCAGAACGATGTCGTCCATATTGCTAATAGAACAAAAAAATAA
- a CDS encoding thioredoxin domain-containing protein, producing MAIINVDTADMLRAELQGGGTVLVDYGAPWCPPCKVLLPLLEELHQEYGNTVSILKVNCDDLPELAAEAGVMSMPTVIVFKEGQPMEKLVGLRPKSVYQGVLNKYAQAPSIL from the coding sequence ATGGCTATTATAAATGTGGACACCGCCGATATGCTGCGGGCGGAATTGCAAGGTGGCGGAACGGTACTGGTAGATTACGGGGCACCATGGTGCCCCCCTTGTAAGGTGCTGTTGCCTCTGCTGGAGGAGCTTCATCAGGAATATGGGAATACTGTATCTATTCTAAAGGTGAATTGTGATGATCTGCCAGAGCTGGCAGCAGAGGCTGGTGTTATGAGCATGCCTACGGTTATTGTATTTAAAGAAGGACAACCTATGGAAAAATTGGTCGGATTACGTCCGAAATCAGTCTACCAAGGGGTATTAAATAAATATGCTCAAGCACCAAGCATTCTTTAA
- a CDS encoding MerR family transcriptional regulator — MKIGELAVQTGVSVRSLRYYESQGLITPIRQANGYRTYSPLAVETVETIKLYLNLGLSTEQIAGFLHCVLKNKEAFCAEVMPLYQTKLADIEKQLLQLNQIKLNLEQRMAAILHEQEQSDSGQEVDTRLSPKCACP; from the coding sequence ATGAAAATAGGTGAGCTTGCAGTGCAAACGGGCGTGAGCGTCCGTTCATTGCGATATTATGAGAGTCAGGGATTGATTACACCGATTCGTCAAGCCAATGGCTACCGAACGTACTCACCGCTTGCAGTCGAAACGGTGGAAACGATCAAGCTATATTTAAATCTGGGTCTGTCCACGGAGCAGATTGCTGGCTTCCTGCACTGTGTCCTGAAGAACAAGGAGGCCTTCTGTGCGGAAGTGATGCCGTTATACCAGACTAAGCTTGCCGATATTGAAAAGCAGCTCCTGCAGCTGAATCAGATTAAGCTGAATTTAGAGCAGCGCATGGCAGCCATACTGCACGAACAGGAGCAAAGTGATAGCGGGCAGGAGGTTGATACCAGGTTATCACCGAAGTGTGCCTGCCCTTAA
- a CDS encoding Ger(x)C family spore germination protein, with the protein MKRGSVVIVMLAQCLLLCGCWSSSPIEDLNMEVGVALDSADETGTEAEFEREGGSYPKSNKISCTYQFVIPQPASSAKTSSLQSKNFNNMTETGDSIFEAMRELSLRTNRPPSGNHLKIIVIGEKLARSTKLTELIDFFSRDNDIRPSVMLLVSKGEARDVLKDALPGQVPSFVIKGIFNNRDRNMRIWEPVSIAKAAGPLHGKTSFMVQNVVAAGKEPKFAGAGIIDGKTGKLSGFLDESELEGAVWLTGKGKGGVLKTYDPDNGRLITYEVKSASSTIKAKVEGEQISFHVKIESRGRFAETFSASQVKLDEAYVKKDEIALQKQLIQIVKATVEKMQHELHADVGGFGTSLHIQHPAVWQKVKEDWDQTFSTLPVTYEVILNIEEYGASGTAAE; encoded by the coding sequence ATGAAGCGTGGGAGCGTAGTTATAGTGATGCTTGCCCAGTGTTTGCTACTCTGTGGCTGCTGGAGCAGTTCGCCGATTGAGGATTTGAATATGGAGGTAGGCGTTGCTCTAGACAGTGCGGATGAGACCGGAACTGAAGCTGAATTTGAACGTGAGGGTGGTAGTTATCCGAAGAGCAATAAAATATCTTGCACATACCAGTTTGTTATTCCTCAACCCGCCTCAAGTGCCAAAACGAGCAGCTTACAATCCAAAAATTTCAATAATATGACTGAAACAGGAGACTCCATCTTTGAGGCCATGCGTGAGCTTTCGCTGCGAACCAACCGTCCGCCGAGTGGGAATCACCTAAAGATCATTGTGATTGGAGAGAAGCTGGCGCGTTCAACGAAGCTTACGGAGTTAATAGACTTTTTCAGTCGCGATAATGATATTCGTCCCAGTGTTATGCTGCTGGTCAGCAAGGGGGAAGCCAGAGATGTTCTCAAGGATGCATTGCCAGGCCAAGTCCCATCATTTGTCATTAAAGGTATCTTTAATAACCGTGACCGGAATATGAGAATATGGGAGCCGGTATCTATTGCTAAAGCAGCGGGTCCATTGCACGGAAAGACAAGCTTTATGGTGCAAAATGTAGTTGCTGCCGGTAAGGAACCGAAATTTGCGGGAGCAGGGATTATTGATGGCAAGACTGGAAAGCTAAGCGGTTTTCTGGATGAGTCGGAACTGGAAGGTGCAGTCTGGCTGACAGGCAAAGGGAAAGGCGGTGTGCTCAAGACCTACGATCCCGATAATGGCAGACTAATTACGTATGAGGTCAAATCTGCAAGCAGTACAATCAAAGCTAAGGTGGAGGGAGAGCAGATCTCTTTTCACGTTAAAATAGAGTCTAGAGGGAGATTTGCGGAGACCTTCTCCGCAAGTCAGGTGAAATTGGACGAAGCTTATGTGAAGAAGGATGAAATAGCGCTGCAAAAACAGCTGATACAAATTGTTAAAGCTACTGTGGAAAAAATGCAGCATGAGCTGCATGCAGACGTCGGTGGATTTGGGACCAGCCTGCATATCCAGCATCCTGCTGTATGGCAAAAGGTCAAGGAAGATTGGGATCAAACTTTCAGCACGCTTCCGGTTACCTACGAGGTGATACTGAATATTGAAGAGTATGGGGCCTCGGGTACAGCAGCTGAATAA
- a CDS encoding spore germination protein codes for MNTQAKDRITTIHATIIMVNYVLAAGVLTLPRTIVQAGGVPDVWISVILGGLISTLLGAVIVKLSQRFPGQTFYQYSRKIIGKPLGILLSVAVAAYFLCIASFEMRTVQEVTSFFLLEGTPLWAIAAIFMWVAIYLCRGGINAISRMCRLIVPITWGIFLGACLLSLGIFDINNLRPVLGEGLGPVLKAVKPTALTYNAGEAMLFLTAFLAKPNKAMRVLVVGMLISMFFYLVAVVMTIGAFSVDGVVTRTWPFIDLIRSFEVEYLIFERFESLLLAIWIMQIFCTFCIVFYGAALGLSQILNKKFHYCLFVLLPLVYVVAEVPPNLNGLFAFGTGLGNWALGLFGLLPLLLLIIAHFRRVHS; via the coding sequence ATGAACACCCAAGCAAAGGATCGAATAACAACCATTCATGCTACGATCATTATGGTGAATTATGTGCTCGCAGCAGGCGTGCTGACACTTCCCCGGACAATTGTTCAGGCGGGTGGAGTTCCCGATGTCTGGATATCTGTAATATTGGGTGGCTTGATCTCCACTTTGTTAGGTGCTGTTATAGTAAAGCTCAGCCAGCGCTTTCCAGGTCAGACTTTCTATCAATACAGCCGGAAGATTATTGGCAAGCCATTGGGTATATTGTTAAGCGTAGCTGTTGCTGCATATTTTCTATGTATTGCCAGCTTCGAAATGCGTACGGTACAGGAGGTAACCAGTTTCTTTCTGCTGGAGGGAACCCCTTTATGGGCAATTGCTGCCATATTCATGTGGGTGGCTATTTATTTATGCCGCGGAGGAATCAATGCGATATCTCGGATGTGCAGGCTGATAGTCCCGATTACGTGGGGGATTTTCTTAGGAGCCTGTCTGCTCAGTCTGGGGATTTTCGATATAAACAATTTGCGACCTGTATTAGGAGAAGGACTAGGTCCCGTGTTGAAAGCTGTTAAGCCCACGGCGCTGACTTATAATGCGGGGGAAGCCATGTTGTTTCTCACTGCTTTTCTGGCTAAACCGAACAAGGCTATGAGGGTACTTGTAGTTGGAATGCTGATCTCTATGTTCTTCTATTTGGTTGCCGTTGTCATGACCATTGGGGCCTTTTCGGTGGACGGAGTGGTTACAAGAACGTGGCCATTCATTGATCTTATACGCAGCTTTGAGGTGGAATATCTCATCTTCGAACGGTTTGAATCGCTGCTGCTGGCGATTTGGATTATGCAGATTTTTTGTACGTTTTGTATTGTTTTTTATGGTGCGGCCCTAGGGTTATCCCAAATCCTGAACAAGAAGTTTCATTATTGCCTATTTGTCCTGCTGCCGCTAGTCTATGTCGTTGCCGAGGTTCCACCTAACCTTAATGGGTTATTCGCCTTTGGGACGGGGCTAGGGAATTGGGCGCTAGGTTTATTCGGGCTTCTGCCACTGCTGCTGCTGATCATCGCGCATTTTAGGAGAGTCCATTCATGA
- a CDS encoding spore germination protein: MWNMITGLFPGWGVLFQGLMIFAVPVALTRLMNLIRVKEGQISTRGVRAEGRKGGGVPSDGESGGSVSGSKEATTAEGATEANQTVHSTTYSGVFQEDLRKFKGISADMEDVNVRELRIGALQIKAAVLFVDGLTDKDVMDRNILKPLMNAALPFEGMTSVPEAKLLKDIIVQQIVLVSEIEYTTNLRMSLQKVLFGSAVLLVEGLAEVIVLGTPKGRTRGGEEPISEALLRGPRVGFNETLSDNTAMLRRHGQNTELAMISFTVGKRIEKELVLTYIRDIANKELIEEIKRRIHTIDIDDVLESGYVEQLIEDNYLSPFQQLQNTERPDRVMAALLEGRAAILLDGTPFALIMPVTFGMLLQSPEDYYDRWFAGSLLRILRFFAAVVSLFAPALYISFLSFNPGMIPTKLVISIIGSRQGVPFPTLIEALIMEISIEILREAGLRLPKPIGPAMGIVGGLIIGQAAVEAGIVSPILVIVVAVTAISSFAMPMYSAGITLRYLRFAAMFFAALFGLYGVVLFFLLLSSHLIKLKSFGVPYISLTVPYRMRDWKDFVVRVPLQFMKRRPALLKPKGPIRKG; the protein is encoded by the coding sequence ATGTGGAATATGATCACGGGTTTGTTTCCCGGCTGGGGTGTGCTCTTTCAAGGGCTAATGATATTCGCTGTCCCAGTAGCTCTAACACGTTTAATGAACTTGATCCGAGTAAAAGAGGGGCAGATAAGTACGCGGGGAGTCCGAGCTGAAGGCCGTAAAGGTGGAGGGGTTCCGAGTGATGGGGAGTCCGGCGGATCTGTCTCTGGAAGTAAGGAAGCAACTACTGCAGAAGGTGCAACTGAAGCGAATCAAACCGTTCACTCGACGACCTATAGTGGGGTTTTTCAAGAGGATTTGCGCAAGTTTAAAGGGATAAGTGCTGATATGGAAGATGTGAATGTGAGAGAACTGCGTATCGGAGCCTTGCAGATCAAGGCAGCGGTGCTGTTTGTAGATGGTCTTACTGACAAGGATGTAATGGACCGCAATATTCTGAAGCCTTTAATGAATGCAGCGTTGCCCTTTGAAGGCATGACTTCTGTTCCTGAAGCTAAATTACTCAAAGACATTATTGTTCAGCAAATTGTGCTGGTTTCGGAAATCGAATATACCACTAATCTGAGGATGTCACTTCAGAAGGTATTGTTCGGATCTGCAGTATTGCTGGTCGAGGGTTTAGCAGAGGTCATCGTGCTGGGTACACCAAAGGGCCGAACAAGAGGGGGCGAGGAGCCAATATCCGAAGCACTCCTTCGCGGCCCACGAGTCGGTTTTAACGAGACACTTAGTGATAATACAGCTATGTTACGGCGACATGGGCAAAATACCGAACTGGCTATGATTTCTTTTACCGTCGGCAAAAGAATTGAGAAGGAACTGGTGTTGACCTACATCAGAGATATCGCCAACAAGGAGCTTATAGAGGAAATTAAACGAAGAATTCACACTATCGATATAGATGATGTCCTAGAATCGGGCTATGTAGAACAGTTAATTGAAGACAACTATCTCAGTCCCTTTCAGCAGCTTCAGAATACAGAAAGACCTGACCGTGTTATGGCAGCACTGCTAGAGGGAAGGGCTGCTATTTTACTGGATGGTACACCATTTGCTTTGATTATGCCGGTTACCTTTGGGATGCTTCTGCAATCACCAGAGGATTATTATGACCGCTGGTTTGCAGGTTCGCTACTCCGCATCCTACGTTTTTTTGCAGCCGTAGTTTCGTTGTTTGCTCCAGCCCTGTATATCTCCTTTCTATCCTTCAATCCTGGAATGATTCCGACCAAACTGGTTATTTCAATTATTGGTTCCCGGCAGGGTGTGCCCTTTCCTACACTGATTGAGGCTCTGATTATGGAAATATCTATCGAAATATTGCGAGAGGCCGGTTTGCGTCTGCCGAAGCCGATTGGTCCGGCCATGGGGATTGTCGGCGGCTTGATTATTGGTCAAGCCGCCGTAGAAGCAGGAATTGTTAGTCCGATTCTGGTCATTGTTGTAGCAGTCACGGCGATTTCCTCCTTCGCGATGCCTATGTATAGTGCCGGTATTACACTGCGGTATCTACGTTTCGCTGCGATGTTCTTCGCAGCGCTATTCGGACTGTATGGTGTTGTATTATTCTTTCTGCTGTTGAGCAGCCATTTAATCAAGCTGAAGAGCTTTGGGGTACCGTACATCAGCCTTACGGTACCGTACCGGATGCGCGACTGGAAAGATTTTGTAGTCCGTGTGCCGCTGCAATTCATGAAGCGTCGGCCGGCTCTGCTGAAACCGAAGGGTCCTATAAGAAAAGGATAA
- a CDS encoding ThuA domain-containing protein, whose amino-acid sequence MSTIKALALGSYTEAKYHPFAGVDHEFQQIFAGEIEVQSSEDYGLLNKNTLSDYKLVIAYTEFSDVKISPQHSSALLSYVAGGGGLLVVHNGISLQRNQELGVMLGGYFTHHPEYTSLHMSIPVPEHPIMQGIGDFVIQDEPYYFEMQPHFETTILAEYPHDGALRPAAWCHEFGLGRVVYLMPGHHLPSFSVEPFRQMIKQGGLWAAALLR is encoded by the coding sequence TTGTCTACAATAAAAGCTTTGGCGCTGGGCAGCTACACAGAGGCTAAATACCATCCTTTTGCCGGTGTGGATCATGAATTTCAACAGATTTTTGCAGGTGAGATAGAGGTGCAATCTTCAGAGGATTATGGCCTGCTTAATAAGAATACGTTATCCGATTATAAGCTGGTAATTGCCTATACGGAATTCTCTGATGTCAAAATATCCCCGCAGCACAGCAGCGCATTGCTCTCTTATGTGGCTGGCGGGGGTGGACTACTTGTTGTACACAATGGGATCTCGCTGCAGCGGAATCAGGAGCTTGGCGTCATGCTGGGGGGTTATTTCACTCATCACCCGGAATATACTTCGCTTCATATGTCGATCCCGGTGCCGGAACATCCGATTATGCAGGGGATTGGAGATTTTGTGATCCAGGATGAGCCGTATTATTTCGAGATGCAGCCCCACTTTGAGACGACCATCCTGGCGGAGTATCCGCATGACGGTGCCCTGAGACCGGCAGCCTGGTGCCACGAGTTCGGTCTGGGACGGGTAGTCTATCTGATGCCTGGGCATCATTTGCCGTCTTTCTCGGTAGAGCCCTTCCGACAGATGATCAAGCAAGGTGGACTTTGGGCCGCGGCCTTGCTTCGCTAG
- a CDS encoding SDR family NAD(P)-dependent oxidoreductase has product MQRIACVTGADRGLGLFIVRWLLENQFFVFAGQYMEDSERLNALKSQYPDNLKLIPLDIGNSDSVKHAARAIAGSTGHVDIIINNAGIIHKADCATMLVDMDDEAMAQIYNVNTLGSLRVSNALMGLLLQGKDKLIVNISSEAGSIASNKRINMYGYCMSKAALNMQSSLLHNHLKSLGGQVMVFHPGWLQTYMNGHKNEEAPISPEVSANKIMNLVQQHKDYLGEEPAYLDLDGKHWPW; this is encoded by the coding sequence ATGCAAAGGATCGCTTGTGTTACCGGTGCAGACCGAGGTCTGGGATTATTTATTGTACGTTGGTTACTGGAGAATCAGTTCTTTGTATTTGCAGGTCAATATATGGAAGATTCAGAACGACTGAATGCGCTTAAATCCCAATACCCAGATAATTTAAAGCTGATTCCCCTGGATATAGGAAATAGTGACAGTGTAAAGCACGCGGCACGAGCCATTGCAGGCAGTACGGGACACGTCGATATTATTATCAATAACGCCGGCATTATTCATAAAGCAGATTGTGCCACCATGCTCGTTGATATGGACGATGAAGCAATGGCACAAATCTATAATGTGAACACACTGGGGTCTTTGAGAGTCAGCAATGCGCTGATGGGTCTGCTGCTGCAAGGCAAGGATAAACTCATTGTCAACATCTCCTCAGAGGCTGGCAGCATAGCGAGCAATAAGCGAATCAACATGTACGGCTATTGCATGTCCAAGGCGGCGCTTAATATGCAGTCCTCCTTGCTGCATAATCATTTGAAAAGCTTGGGCGGTCAGGTCATGGTGTTTCACCCCGGCTGGCTGCAGACCTATATGAATGGGCATAAGAATGAAGAGGCGCCGATATCACCTGAGGTGTCAGCTAATAAGATTATGAATCTCGTGCAGCAACATAAGGATTACCTTGGCGAAGAGCCTGCTTATCTCGATCTGGACGGCAAACATTGGCCGTGGTAA
- the ytxJ gene encoding bacillithiol system redox-active protein YtxJ, translating into MSIQQLHSLEDLHQYVEQPGKKLLFKHSTTCPISAKANQEFEAFLKDTDTTAAIVLVIEDRPVSTQIAEDFGIKHESPQIFLLEDAEVRWNASHWKITQDAIRAAVNS; encoded by the coding sequence TTGTCTATCCAACAACTCCATTCTCTGGAGGATCTGCATCAATATGTTGAGCAACCGGGTAAGAAACTGCTCTTCAAACACAGCACTACCTGCCCTATCAGCGCGAAGGCTAATCAGGAGTTTGAGGCCTTTCTAAAAGATACAGATACTACGGCAGCCATCGTCCTTGTCATTGAGGATCGCCCTGTCTCTACACAAATCGCTGAGGATTTTGGCATTAAGCATGAATCTCCGCAAATCTTCCTCCTTGAGGATGCAGAGGTCCGCTGGAATGCTTCCCACTGGAAAATCACGCAAGATGCTATCAGAGCGGCTGTTAACTCATGA
- a CDS encoding glutaredoxin family protein: MSGQVIVYSTAGCSDCNLVKQLLTEQGVSFEVRDVMTSTVYQEEVEQLGFMGVPVTVSGDQVVKGFNLPELKVLIETVGK; the protein is encoded by the coding sequence ATGAGCGGGCAAGTCATAGTCTACTCCACAGCAGGCTGCAGCGACTGCAATTTGGTCAAACAACTACTCACCGAACAAGGGGTTTCCTTCGAAGTGAGAGATGTCATGACCAGCACCGTTTACCAGGAAGAAGTTGAGCAGCTCGGCTTCATGGGCGTGCCCGTTACTGTCTCCGGAGATCAAGTGGTTAAGGGATTTAACCTCCCTGAGCTCAAGGTTCTTATCGAAACAGTAGGTAAATAA
- a CDS encoding nuclear transport factor 2 family protein, with protein MLTKLSQPVATYFDTTNHPDKVAFVSNFSDHAVLVDDKRAYKGIAEIQEWSNVNVFAAELKYEITKVVQNIERSDETIVTAKIEGSFDKTGLPDPLLFDHHFTVEKGEIVRLNIRFLG; from the coding sequence ATGCTTACCAAGCTATCACAGCCAGTAGCCACTTACTTTGATACTACCAATCATCCCGATAAGGTTGCTTTTGTGAGCAACTTCTCAGACCATGCCGTTCTTGTGGATGATAAACGTGCATATAAGGGTATAGCTGAAATACAAGAGTGGAGCAACGTCAATGTCTTTGCTGCTGAGCTCAAATACGAGATCACTAAGGTTGTGCAAAATATTGAGCGCAGCGATGAGACGATTGTCACGGCTAAGATAGAGGGTTCTTTTGACAAAACAGGACTGCCTGATCCACTGCTGTTTGACCATCACTTTACGGTCGAGAAAGGTGAAATTGTGCGGCTGAACATCCGCTTTCTAGGATGA
- a CDS encoding helix-turn-helix transcriptional regulator: MAIIINIDVMLAKRKMSVTELSERVGITMANLSILKNGKAKAIRFSTLEAICKALECQPGDILEYR; the protein is encoded by the coding sequence ATGGCGATTATAATCAATATTGATGTGATGCTAGCCAAAAGGAAAATGAGTGTTACAGAACTTTCGGAGAGGGTTGGAATAACGATGGCCAATCTGTCCATATTGAAAAATGGAAAGGCAAAAGCGATTCGCTTTTCCACTTTAGAGGCGATTTGTAAGGCTTTGGAATGTCAGCCTGGTGATATTTTAGAATACAGATGA
- a CDS encoding DUF2975 domain-containing protein — MKLGTTLFLKIALILIGIPVLALCIFLVPGIANYAVELYPDYTYLKYLVFFDLYASVLPFYFALYQAFKLLSYIDKNKAFSELSVRALKNIKYSAITFSCLYVVGMPLFYLMAEKDDAPGIIVIGMLLIFASLVIAVFAAVLQRLLQEAIDIKSENDLIV, encoded by the coding sequence ATGAAATTAGGAACGACACTCTTTTTAAAGATAGCTCTTATTCTTATTGGCATTCCGGTTCTTGCTCTGTGCATATTTTTGGTGCCTGGGATAGCTAATTATGCAGTGGAATTGTATCCAGATTATACTTATCTGAAATACCTCGTTTTTTTCGATTTGTATGCATCGGTGTTACCGTTTTACTTTGCTCTGTATCAAGCTTTTAAACTTTTAAGCTATATAGACAAGAACAAAGCTTTCTCGGAATTATCTGTACGAGCTTTAAAGAATATAAAATACAGTGCAATCACCTTCAGTTGCTTGTATGTTGTAGGCATGCCGCTCTTCTATCTGATGGCGGAGAAAGACGATGCCCCAGGCATCATAGTCATCGGAATGCTCCTGATTTTTGCCTCCTTAGTGATTGCAGTCTTCGCGGCCGTTCTTCAAAGGCTTTTACAAGAAGCCATAGATATAAAATCGGAAAATGACTTAATAGTCTGA
- a CDS encoding O-acetyl-ADP-ribose deacetylase — MTKIEMDAIVNAANTSLMGGGGVDGAIHKAGGKAILEACIKIRNQRGGCAVGEAVATTGGNLKCRYVIHTVGPVWNGGSNNEEEKLRNCYKNSLLQAESKKVISIAFPNISTGIYKYPKDSACIIAVEEVSKYLLNKESRIKKVVFVCFDEENFELYKNELKRF, encoded by the coding sequence ATAACAAAAATCGAAATGGATGCAATAGTCAATGCAGCTAACACTAGTTTAATGGGTGGGGGCGGTGTTGACGGTGCTATCCATAAAGCTGGTGGTAAAGCAATATTGGAAGCGTGTATTAAGATCCGCAATCAACGGGGTGGTTGTGCAGTTGGAGAAGCTGTAGCAACAACTGGTGGCAACCTAAAATGTCGATATGTCATTCATACGGTTGGTCCTGTTTGGAATGGTGGAAGTAACAATGAGGAAGAGAAGCTAAGAAATTGTTATAAGAACTCACTATTACAAGCGGAATCTAAAAAGGTCATAAGTATTGCTTTTCCAAATATAAGTACAGGAATATATAAATACCCAAAAGATTCAGCCTGTATTATTGCGGTAGAAGAAGTATCCAAGTACCTATTAAACAAAGAGTCAAGAATTAAGAAGGTAGTATTTGTATGTTTTGATGAAGAAAATTTTGAATTATACAAGAATGAATTGAAGAGATTTTGA